The following proteins come from a genomic window of Thiothrix winogradskyi:
- the rlmD gene encoding 23S rRNA (uracil(1939)-C(5))-methyltransferase RlmD, translated as MSRHRKPKSVQNSPLVETTIESLTLEGQGVTHIGGKTVFIDGALPGETVTFRYTSHKQKHDIGKVETILTPSPDRVEPKCAHFGVCGACSWQHLSLEAQIKHKQRAMLSNLKHIGKAEPETVFAPLTADGWAYRRKARLGAKWVRKKDKALVGFREKEGGFLAELNRCEILHPSIGEHLLDFQALIASLDARESIPQIETAVGDGDNATALIFRHMEDLSEGDTAKLLAFGKQFNYQIYLQPKGPETVHCIYPISVGAIHESPLQPPLQSPELYYEHPQFNTRVNFMPLDFIQVNQPLNRAMVARALELLAPEPTDTVLDLFCGLGNFTLPLARMAAQVIGVEGEQTMVERARAAAHANGIMNTDYHVCNLMGDKLQHEPWLKKNRYDKILLDPPRAGAKEIIAYMGKLNAGRIVYVSCDPATLARDTYELVHEHGYRLVGAGVMDMFPHTSHVESIAVFEK; from the coding sequence ATGAGCCGACACAGAAAACCGAAAAGCGTACAAAACAGCCCCTTAGTTGAAACCACCATCGAATCCCTCACGCTCGAAGGGCAGGGTGTCACGCACATTGGTGGCAAAACCGTCTTCATCGACGGTGCATTGCCGGGTGAAACCGTCACCTTCCGCTACACCTCGCACAAGCAAAAGCACGACATCGGCAAGGTCGAAACCATCCTTACGCCATCGCCGGATCGCGTTGAACCTAAGTGCGCACACTTCGGCGTATGCGGTGCTTGTAGCTGGCAACACCTGTCACTGGAGGCGCAAATTAAGCACAAACAACGCGCCATGCTCAGCAACCTCAAACACATTGGCAAAGCCGAGCCTGAAACGGTGTTTGCGCCACTTACCGCTGACGGCTGGGCATACCGCCGCAAAGCCCGTCTCGGTGCAAAATGGGTGCGCAAAAAAGACAAAGCCTTGGTCGGTTTCCGCGAAAAAGAAGGCGGTTTCCTTGCCGAACTTAACCGCTGTGAAATCCTGCACCCCAGCATCGGCGAACACTTACTCGACTTCCAAGCACTGATTGCCAGCCTCGACGCTCGTGAATCCATCCCACAAATCGAAACCGCTGTCGGTGATGGCGACAACGCTACCGCGCTGATTTTTCGCCACATGGAAGATCTTTCCGAGGGCGATACCGCCAAGCTGCTGGCATTTGGCAAGCAGTTCAACTACCAGATATATTTGCAGCCCAAAGGCCCTGAAACGGTTCATTGCATTTACCCGATCTCCGTAGGGGCGATTCATGAATCGCCCTTACAACCGCCCCTACAATCGCCGGAGCTGTATTACGAACACCCGCAATTCAACACACGGGTTAATTTCATGCCGCTGGACTTTATCCAGGTCAACCAGCCGCTGAACCGTGCAATGGTGGCGCGTGCGCTCGAATTGCTTGCGCCCGAACCGACCGATACCGTGCTGGATTTGTTCTGCGGTTTAGGCAACTTCACCCTGCCATTGGCGCGAATGGCGGCGCAAGTGATCGGCGTGGAAGGCGAACAAACAATGGTAGAACGTGCGCGTGCGGCGGCTCATGCCAATGGCATTATGAATACCGATTACCACGTGTGTAACCTGATGGGCGACAAATTGCAGCACGAACCGTGGTTGAAGAAAAACCGCTACGACAAGATTTTGCTCGACCCACCGCGTGCGGGTGCGAAAGAAATTATTGCCTACATGGGCAAGCTCAACGCGGGGCGGATTGTGTACGTGTCGTGTGACCCGGCAACGCTGGCACGGGATACGTATGAGCTGGTGCATGAACACGGCTACCGTTTGGTGGGGGCTGGCGTGATGGATATGTTCCCGCATACCTCGCACGTTGAATCCATTGCAGTATTTGAAAAATAA
- a CDS encoding 3'-5' exonuclease produces MNTLVFDIETIPDIEGGRKLYKLGDLDADGIAKAMYHLRFQKTGSEFLAHHLHQIVAISVTFRGKGDDFKVWTLGDESADEKEILQRFFDGIDRYTPTIVSWNGSGFDLPVIHYRAMKHKISAPRYWDMGEDDSSFKWNNYISRYHTRHTDLMDLLALYSGRANAPLDELASLFGFPGKMGMDGSKVWDAYQEGKLVDIRNYCETDVLNTWLVYLRFQLMRGHILIDKYNSECELVRKHLQHSGKEHLQAFEAAWEAGA; encoded by the coding sequence ATGAACACTTTAGTCTTCGACATCGAAACTATCCCCGACATTGAAGGCGGGCGCAAACTCTACAAGCTCGGCGACCTCGACGCTGACGGCATTGCCAAAGCCATGTACCACTTGCGGTTCCAGAAAACTGGCTCAGAGTTTCTCGCGCACCACCTGCATCAGATTGTCGCGATTTCCGTCACTTTCCGTGGCAAAGGCGACGACTTCAAAGTCTGGACATTGGGCGACGAATCCGCCGATGAAAAAGAAATCCTGCAACGCTTTTTCGATGGCATCGACCGCTATACCCCCACCATCGTGTCCTGGAACGGCAGCGGTTTCGACCTGCCCGTGATCCACTACCGCGCCATGAAACACAAGATTTCCGCCCCGCGCTACTGGGACATGGGCGAAGACGATAGCAGCTTTAAGTGGAATAATTACATCAGCCGCTACCACACCCGCCACACCGATCTGATGGATTTGCTGGCACTTTACAGCGGACGCGCCAATGCGCCATTGGACGAACTCGCTTCGCTGTTCGGTTTCCCCGGCAAGATGGGCATGGATGGCTCGAAAGTGTGGGATGCGTACCAAGAAGGTAAACTCGTCGACATCCGCAACTACTGCGAAACCGATGTGTTGAATACCTGGTTGGTTTACTTGCGTTTCCAATTGATGCGCGGGCATATTCTCATTGACAAATACAACAGCGAGTGCGAATTAGTGCGCAAACATTTACAGCATTCCGGCAAGGAACATTTACAAGCATTTGAAGCCGCATGGGAGGCGGGCGCATGA
- a CDS encoding Wadjet anti-phage system protein JetD domain-containing protein, producing MITPADIRTKAQKLWDSGRILQDAWAAGELFPWEIPFRKPNASAQIEQFAQVRGWITTLKQASVEVKGYGYRIGYREVQHRQLGTQLLPDTISFDTRDDLLRFIQKKQAFPTLYQIGLETAAEFPVLRAWLLKYPTKLMEHASVWPALLSVCRYFLHQPRPERYLRELDIPGVDSKFIGQHKAILSELLDAVLPQSAIDTDSTGLRQYGFERRYGLKYDEPLLRLRLLDTALSPVAGITDVSLPLSQLAQWEIPCQRVFVTENKTNGLSFPATPQAIVIFGLGYGVDALAEIPWLHNRPLIYWGDLDTHGFSILSRMRRYFPHTQSLLMDAETLQQYAHLCVEEPENARCTDILQHLQPEEAAVYQHLQQTHQRLEQERIPMATIREQLTTRNFQT from the coding sequence ATGATCACCCCCGCCGACATCCGCACCAAAGCCCAAAAACTCTGGGACAGCGGGCGCATCCTGCAAGACGCATGGGCAGCAGGCGAGCTGTTCCCATGGGAAATCCCCTTCCGCAAGCCAAACGCCAGCGCACAGATAGAACAGTTCGCCCAAGTGCGCGGCTGGATCACCACTCTCAAACAAGCCAGCGTTGAGGTAAAAGGCTACGGCTACCGCATCGGCTACCGCGAAGTGCAGCACCGCCAACTCGGCACACAACTGCTGCCGGACACAATCAGCTTCGACACCCGCGATGACTTGCTACGCTTCATCCAGAAAAAACAGGCATTTCCAACCCTGTACCAAATCGGATTAGAAACCGCCGCCGAATTCCCAGTGCTACGCGCATGGTTGCTGAAATACCCCACCAAACTGATGGAACACGCCTCAGTCTGGCCTGCCTTGCTGTCAGTATGCCGCTATTTCCTGCACCAGCCGCGTCCCGAACGTTACCTGCGCGAACTCGATATTCCCGGTGTGGACAGCAAATTTATCGGGCAACATAAAGCGATTTTGAGCGAATTGCTGGATGCCGTGTTGCCGCAATCAGCCATCGATACCGATAGCACCGGCTTGCGCCAATACGGTTTCGAGCGTCGCTATGGATTGAAATACGACGAGCCGCTGCTGCGCCTGCGCTTGCTGGATACAGCCCTCAGCCCCGTGGCAGGCATAACCGATGTCAGCCTGCCGCTATCGCAATTGGCGCAATGGGAAATCCCCTGCCAGCGCGTGTTTGTCACCGAAAACAAAACCAACGGCTTGAGCTTTCCCGCCACGCCACAAGCCATCGTGATTTTCGGTCTTGGCTACGGCGTGGATGCTTTGGCAGAAATCCCCTGGCTGCATAATCGTCCGCTGATTTATTGGGGCGACCTCGACACCCACGGCTTCTCGATCCTGTCACGGATGCGTCGCTATTTTCCGCACACCCAATCCCTGTTGATGGATGCGGAAACCTTGCAGCAATACGCGCATTTATGCGTCGAAGAGCCGGAAAATGCCCGCTGTACTGATATACTCCAGCACTTGCAGCCGGAAGAAGCCGCCGTTTACCAGCACTTGCAACAAACCCACCAGCGGTTGGAACAGGAACGCATCCCGATGGCGACTATCAGGGAGCAATTAACAACAAGGAATTTCCAGACATGA
- a CDS encoding CU044_2847 family protein, whose translation MATLKAMELENGQWVYVQVNENITFADTPSDTQPVTRGGGFERKGDTTRGLATQAHKAVGKLGDVIRAMSDTAAKALQDSAFGNVDKVTLEFGITLGGEAGIPFITSGKAEGSVNVTVEFSPKKSA comes from the coding sequence ATGGCAACGCTAAAAGCAATGGAATTAGAAAACGGGCAATGGGTATACGTGCAAGTGAATGAAAACATCACCTTTGCCGATACTCCGTCAGATACACAACCCGTCACACGCGGCGGTGGTTTTGAACGCAAAGGCGACACCACCAGAGGCTTGGCAACCCAAGCCCATAAAGCCGTGGGCAAACTCGGTGATGTCATCCGCGCCATGTCCGATACTGCCGCCAAAGCCCTGCAAGACTCCGCCTTCGGCAATGTGGACAAGGTAACGCTGGAGTTCGGCATTACCCTCGGCGGTGAAGCTGGCATTCCCTTCATCACCAGTGGCAAAGCCGAAGGCTCAGTCAATGTGACCGTGGAGTTTTCCCCGAAGAAAAGTGCATGA